In one Chitinophaga sancti genomic region, the following are encoded:
- a CDS encoding undecaprenyl-diphosphate phosphatase: protein MSILDAIIIAIVEGLTEFLPISSTGHMVITSAILGIGDDDFTKLFEIVIQLGAILAVVVLYWRKFFVFDKNRIPFYIKLILATIPALILGFLFHHKIKELMGSPMVVAVSLFLGGIVLLFVDNWFTKPTIDNDEKVSNFRAIRIGFFQCLALIPGVSRSAASIIGGMQQKLTRNAAAEFSFFLAVPTMFAATCYDLYKSKDALASNTGNFQLLALGFVIAFVVALIAIKFFIGVLKKYGFRVWGVYRILVGGAILAAMFMGYNLTVA from the coding sequence ATGAGCATTCTGGATGCCATTATCATTGCCATCGTTGAAGGACTAACTGAATTTCTGCCTATTTCGTCTACTGGCCACATGGTCATTACCAGTGCCATCCTGGGTATTGGAGATGACGACTTCACAAAATTGTTTGAGATTGTAATACAACTGGGAGCCATATTAGCTGTCGTTGTTTTGTACTGGAGAAAGTTCTTTGTGTTCGACAAGAACCGCATTCCCTTTTATATCAAACTGATACTGGCTACTATTCCAGCCCTGATCCTTGGTTTCCTGTTCCATCACAAGATCAAGGAACTCATGGGTTCTCCGATGGTAGTAGCAGTCAGCCTGTTCCTGGGGGGCATTGTATTACTGTTTGTGGATAACTGGTTTACGAAACCGACTATTGATAATGATGAAAAGGTGAGCAATTTCAGGGCTATCCGTATTGGTTTCTTCCAGTGCCTGGCGCTGATTCCCGGTGTAAGCCGCAGTGCAGCTTCCATTATTGGTGGTATGCAGCAGAAGCTGACCCGTAATGCTGCTGCTGAATTTTCATTCTTCCTCGCAGTTCCTACTATGTTCGCAGCTACCTGCTACGATCTGTATAAAAGCAAAGATGCACTGGCAAGCAATACCGGTAATTTCCAGTTGCTGGCACTCGGATTTGTGATTGCATTTGTAGTGGCGTTGATTGCTATTAAATTCTTTATCGGCGTATTGAAGAAATACGGTTTCCGTGTTTGGGGTGTATACCGTATACTGGTGGGAGGTGCAATCCTTGCTGCTATGTTTATGGGCTATAACCTTACAGTAGCCTAA
- a CDS encoding outer membrane beta-barrel protein — MKNFYLPLLCCLATINSLAQRNFVPGAVAVPQRDSLKGFIDFRNWTSTPNEIRFKSTENGEITTYTPNQISGFALHSDGDVVYVTKHVLLDVTPYIVSSTQSVTQPQTELLDSIVFIQQLVTGAYNLYTYTDRHQRIHFMYNAPGGDIQELKYIKTMVPSPDGGKIYEKKEYQEQLTSLFKDEGKIARQARSVDYRDEDLIALFVAYQHAKAPGTEVLVKTKKKQPIYFGIVAGPAFNSYNWKGGEQYMLHGKYSSSVNPIAGVFVDIPLGGATRQWSMYNELLYKTYSTHASMDMNALLAGDIATFKFSYLQLNVMAQYIYPKGVVKPFVHIGMGNAIIVKTTTNDYFDASRPEHREAFAGPRKLEQLLVGGIGVRADRFQLEVRGSTSTGWIDIMSASMPVNSLQIIAGVRF, encoded by the coding sequence ATGAAAAATTTTTATTTACCTCTTCTTTGTTGCCTGGCAACAATCAATTCATTGGCCCAACGCAACTTTGTTCCCGGCGCAGTAGCAGTTCCACAACGAGATTCTCTGAAAGGATTTATTGACTTCCGGAACTGGACAAGTACTCCTAACGAGATTCGGTTTAAGAGTACAGAAAATGGTGAAATCACCACCTATACCCCCAACCAGATCAGTGGTTTTGCCTTACACTCGGATGGAGATGTTGTTTATGTTACAAAGCATGTATTACTGGATGTAACTCCCTACATTGTTTCTTCTACACAATCGGTCACGCAGCCACAGACGGAATTGCTGGACTCAATCGTGTTTATTCAGCAGCTGGTAACAGGAGCATATAATCTGTATACCTATACTGATCGCCACCAGCGTATACATTTCATGTATAATGCACCGGGTGGCGATATCCAGGAGCTGAAATACATCAAGACCATGGTGCCTTCTCCTGATGGAGGTAAGATCTACGAAAAGAAAGAGTACCAGGAGCAATTGACCTCACTGTTCAAAGATGAAGGTAAAATTGCCCGTCAGGCCAGGAGTGTGGATTATCGTGATGAAGACCTGATTGCTTTGTTTGTTGCTTATCAACATGCCAAAGCACCGGGTACGGAAGTACTGGTAAAGACAAAGAAGAAGCAGCCTATATACTTTGGTATTGTTGCCGGACCAGCGTTTAACAGTTATAACTGGAAGGGAGGAGAACAATATATGCTGCATGGCAAATACAGTTCTTCTGTAAATCCTATAGCGGGTGTGTTTGTAGATATTCCACTTGGCGGTGCTACCCGACAGTGGTCTATGTATAATGAGTTGCTTTATAAAACCTATTCTACGCATGCCAGCATGGATATGAATGCGCTATTGGCCGGAGATATCGCTACATTTAAATTCTCCTATTTACAGCTGAATGTAATGGCGCAGTATATCTATCCTAAGGGAGTCGTAAAGCCCTTTGTACATATAGGTATGGGCAATGCAATAATCGTTAAGACGACGACGAATGATTATTTTGATGCCAGCAGGCCTGAACATCGAGAAGCCTTTGCAGGACCACGTAAACTGGAACAATTGCTGGTGGGAGGTATTGGTGTAAGGGCGGACCGTTTTCAGCTGGAAGTAAGGGGTTCGACCAGTACCGGATGGATCGATATTATGAGTGCATCGATGCCGGTCAATTCTTTACAGATCATTGCCGGTGTAAGATTCTGA
- a CDS encoding alanine dehydrogenase, translated as MEQRQKPVVSAGFTYSPLEETLDIPQKNSRLFIGIPKETSFQENRIALTPDAVSILASNGHHIVVEHKAGDGSHFYDTDFSEAGAEILYDKKEIFKAEIVVKSAPLNDEEIELLHPHQIVISPIHLAALKIEQVQKMMEKRITLLSFENLKDDAGTYPIVRAMSEIAGGAVMLLASQYLSNSNKGKGILLGGVTGIPPTKVVIIGAGIVGEFAARTAMALGSSVKVFDNNIYKLKRLQNNIGVRVFTSVIQPKVLAEQLRNADVAVGALSSQNGRTPIVVTESMVSNMKAGSVIVDVSIDRGGCFETSEITSHENPVFKKYDVVHYCVPNIPSGFARTASEAISNVLMPLLLEAADDGGFENLVWIKRGVRNGIYLYKGALTNYHLSEKFKLKYTDLELLLAVKG; from the coding sequence ATGGAGCAAAGGCAAAAACCTGTTGTGAGTGCTGGCTTTACATATTCACCGCTGGAAGAAACGTTGGATATTCCGCAGAAAAATTCCCGTTTATTCATAGGTATTCCAAAAGAAACATCTTTCCAGGAAAACCGCATAGCCCTGACACCGGATGCGGTAAGTATACTGGCCAGCAATGGCCATCATATCGTGGTAGAACATAAAGCAGGCGATGGCTCTCATTTTTATGATACAGATTTTTCAGAAGCCGGCGCCGAAATATTGTACGATAAGAAAGAAATATTCAAGGCGGAGATCGTTGTAAAATCAGCCCCACTCAACGATGAGGAAATAGAGCTGCTGCACCCTCACCAGATTGTGATCTCTCCTATTCACCTGGCCGCCCTCAAAATAGAGCAGGTGCAGAAGATGATGGAGAAGCGGATTACCCTACTCTCTTTCGAGAACCTTAAAGATGATGCAGGCACTTACCCCATTGTAAGGGCGATGAGTGAAATAGCCGGTGGCGCAGTTATGCTGCTTGCCAGCCAGTACCTCAGCAATAGTAATAAAGGTAAAGGTATTTTGCTGGGTGGTGTCACAGGTATCCCTCCTACCAAAGTCGTGATCATCGGAGCTGGCATTGTAGGTGAATTTGCCGCCCGTACTGCAATGGCCTTAGGCTCTTCTGTAAAAGTATTCGACAATAACATCTATAAACTGAAACGCCTGCAAAACAACATTGGCGTTCGTGTATTTACTTCAGTTATTCAGCCCAAAGTACTGGCGGAGCAGCTGCGGAATGCTGATGTTGCGGTAGGCGCACTGTCTTCCCAGAACGGCCGTACTCCTATCGTAGTCACAGAGTCTATGGTGAGCAATATGAAGGCCGGTTCTGTCATCGTGGATGTAAGTATAGACAGAGGGGGATGTTTTGAAACCTCAGAGATCACCAGTCACGAGAATCCGGTATTCAAGAAGTATGATGTAGTGCACTATTGCGTACCTAACATACCTTCTGGTTTTGCACGCACGGCCTCAGAGGCGATCAGTAATGTACTGATGCCCTTATTGCTTGAAGCGGCTGATGATGGCGGATTTGAGAACCTGGTATGGATCAAGAGAGGCGTGCGGAATGGGATCTATCTATACAAAGGGGCATTGACCAATTACCACCTGAGTGAAAAGTTCAAACTCAAATATACTGACCTGGAACTGCTACTGGCAGTAAAAGGATAA
- the tsaE gene encoding tRNA (adenosine(37)-N6)-threonylcarbamoyltransferase complex ATPase subunit type 1 TsaE yields MEWTFTIEELPRVAQSFWAQYGAQQIFTLEGAMGAGKTTFVKALCAAKGVEDTTASPTFSIINQYTYRSNSGVTRNIYHLDLYRLRNEEEAIGAGVEDTLYQDGAICFVEWPDIIKDLLPADTIRLQLTVLSDQRRLLRAE; encoded by the coding sequence ATGGAATGGACCTTTACTATTGAGGAGCTGCCCAGGGTAGCCCAAAGTTTCTGGGCACAATATGGAGCGCAACAGATTTTTACCCTTGAGGGGGCTATGGGAGCCGGCAAAACTACTTTTGTAAAGGCGCTGTGTGCTGCTAAAGGCGTAGAGGATACGACCGCCAGCCCAACCTTCTCTATTATTAACCAGTACACTTATCGTTCAAACAGCGGTGTAACACGTAATATTTATCACCTGGACCTGTATCGCCTGCGGAACGAAGAAGAGGCTATTGGCGCGGGTGTAGAGGATACCCTCTATCAGGACGGGGCAATTTGTTTTGTGGAATGGCCTGATATTATAAAGGATCTCTTACCTGCAGACACCATTCGATTGCAATTGACTGTGCTGTCTGATCAGCGGAGATTACTGCGGGCAGAGTAA
- a CDS encoding heavy metal translocating P-type ATPase, translating to METISCKVKGMNCTSCALTVSKYLQHKGMQDVNVSFATEELSFTLPEGMETNPKEILSGIDQLGYQVVLPDQPQPKTAFLRSLTFKFIFCAIFTAPLLLHMWVHWAWLHNPIVQLCLSTPVFLVGMWHFGRSAVRSLANGMANMDVLIALGAIAAYGYSLTGTILHMGPDYMFYETAAAIITLVFLGNLLEERSVKQTTTAITALAKMQVTTARRIEEHEDHEHIHVVDNQALRTGDKVLVNTGDMIPMDGTIFWGSGLINESMITGESTPVRKGEKDKAIGGTILEEGSIKMFITATGKDTVLSYIIDLVKQAQGNKPPMQKLADKISAIFVPLVLGIAVLTFLGWAIFGHLTIGAAIMRSIAILVIACPCAMGLATPAAVMVGLGRAAKNGILIKGAQTLEAFKDIKYVVLDKTGTLTTGKLQLGNYHFEGMTEKEFAQTVYSLEKFSSHPIARSLVSIWKKEGEVKLTQIREIKGRGMQAKDTVGNEWQLGSFEMAKHTTADDSHNLYLLKNGQLAGWIDLIDEVRPDAAQMVSMLQSKGITPVLLSGDTERKCRELAALTGIKEVFSSQTPEQKLQKIDSLMKEAPVAMVGDGINDAPALARATIGISLSDATHIAMQSANVILLNSKLSSLPLALGLGKHTFLTIQQNLFWAFLYNVIAIPFAAFGVLSPIAGAGVMALSDIVLAANSVRLRYKSVI from the coding sequence ATGGAAACGATCAGTTGTAAAGTTAAAGGAATGAACTGTACCAGTTGTGCTTTGACGGTATCCAAATATCTTCAGCACAAGGGTATGCAGGACGTGAACGTAAGTTTTGCCACAGAGGAATTAAGTTTTACCCTGCCGGAAGGAATGGAAACAAATCCGAAAGAGATCCTTTCGGGTATTGATCAGTTGGGATACCAGGTGGTATTGCCTGACCAACCTCAGCCCAAGACTGCTTTCCTGCGTTCACTGACGTTTAAGTTTATTTTCTGCGCCATCTTTACAGCGCCATTGTTGTTACATATGTGGGTACACTGGGCATGGTTGCACAATCCCATCGTACAGCTTTGCCTGTCTACGCCTGTGTTCCTGGTAGGGATGTGGCATTTTGGCCGGAGCGCTGTCCGCTCTCTTGCCAATGGTATGGCGAATATGGATGTGCTGATTGCCCTCGGCGCCATTGCTGCTTATGGCTATAGCCTTACCGGCACCATCCTGCACATGGGCCCTGATTATATGTTTTACGAAACTGCTGCAGCCATCATTACCCTGGTATTCCTGGGCAACCTGTTGGAAGAGCGTTCTGTAAAACAAACCACCACCGCTATTACCGCCCTGGCAAAAATGCAGGTGACTACCGCCCGCCGGATTGAAGAACACGAAGATCATGAGCATATCCATGTCGTAGATAACCAGGCCCTGCGTACCGGCGATAAAGTATTGGTGAATACAGGAGATATGATTCCGATGGATGGCACAATCTTCTGGGGAAGTGGTCTTATCAATGAATCTATGATCACGGGTGAAAGTACGCCTGTACGTAAAGGTGAAAAAGATAAGGCCATCGGGGGAACTATCCTGGAAGAAGGGAGTATTAAAATGTTCATCACAGCTACCGGAAAAGATACCGTTCTCTCCTATATTATCGATCTCGTAAAACAGGCGCAGGGCAATAAACCACCCATGCAGAAACTGGCTGATAAGATCAGTGCCATCTTCGTACCCCTGGTATTGGGGATCGCGGTACTGACTTTCCTGGGCTGGGCTATCTTTGGCCACCTTACTATCGGCGCTGCTATTATGAGGAGTATTGCTATATTGGTGATTGCCTGCCCATGTGCCATGGGGCTCGCTACTCCGGCTGCAGTCATGGTAGGATTGGGCAGGGCCGCAAAAAATGGTATTCTTATTAAAGGTGCACAAACCCTGGAAGCTTTTAAGGATATAAAGTATGTAGTGCTGGATAAAACGGGCACCCTCACTACCGGCAAGCTGCAACTTGGCAATTATCACTTTGAAGGCATGACCGAGAAGGAATTTGCCCAGACAGTGTATAGCCTGGAGAAATTCTCTTCTCACCCTATTGCCCGCTCCCTGGTGAGCATCTGGAAGAAGGAAGGAGAAGTGAAACTGACCCAGATCCGGGAAATAAAAGGTCGTGGCATGCAGGCAAAAGATACAGTTGGTAATGAATGGCAGCTGGGATCATTTGAAATGGCTAAACACACGACTGCTGATGATAGCCATAACCTCTACCTCTTGAAAAACGGCCAGTTGGCAGGCTGGATAGACCTGATAGATGAAGTGAGGCCCGATGCAGCGCAAATGGTATCCATGCTGCAAAGCAAAGGTATCACTCCTGTATTGCTGAGTGGTGATACGGAACGTAAATGTCGTGAGCTGGCAGCATTAACCGGTATCAAAGAAGTATTCTCCAGCCAGACCCCGGAACAGAAATTACAGAAGATAGATAGCCTCATGAAAGAGGCGCCGGTAGCCATGGTAGGTGATGGTATTAACGATGCTCCGGCACTGGCCAGGGCTACGATTGGGATCTCCCTGAGTGATGCTACACACATTGCAATGCAGAGTGCCAATGTGATCTTATTGAACAGTAAACTCTCCTCCCTGCCTTTGGCATTAGGCCTGGGTAAACATACCTTCCTCACCATACAGCAGAACCTTTTCTGGGCATTCCTGTATAATGTGATCGCGATTCCATTTGCAGCTTTTGGGGTACTCAGCCCTATAGCCGGCGCAGGTGTGATGGCGCTCTCCGATATCGTGCTGGCCGCGAATTCTGTGCGCCTGCGGTATAAGAGCGTAATATAG
- a CDS encoding RecQ family ATP-dependent DNA helicase, protein MTTPTEILKKYWGYAQFRPLQEDIIQSVCKGQDTLALMPTGGGKSICFQVPALMKDGLCLVVTPLIALMKDQVASLRSRNIPAAAIYAGMYYQDVEKLLEEARRGTYKFLYVSPERLQSRRFLEYCDGLPVSLLAIDEAHCISQWGYDFRPAYLEIAEIRTQFPGVPVLALTASATPKVQQDICEKLQMHKPAIFSKSFVRSNLSYSVIEEGDKQPKLLHILQRVPGSAIVYCRNRKGTRELADMLEQQGISASYYHAGLTGEERTARQELWIQGRIRVIVCTNAFGMGIDKPDVRVVIHADAPESLEAYYQEAGRGGRDEQKAYGILLYHSSELDRMKEMVKLQFPGQDQVRGIYQALVNYLQVPVGGGEGVYFDFDINDFVQKFELNITVAYSALRILEQEGILQLSESVFMPSMVEFIVNRQTLFAFDAAQPGLSPLVQTLLRTYEGVFDNPVPVYEKQLMRILRMKEPEVIQGLQQLHQRGIIRYKQRKSVPQLSFVEQRVSTQHLRIDTERVKARMKAYQDRLDAMLNYVRNKNQCRTQVLVAYFGEKDAQPCGICDVCIEQKKKPVDFKAISGLLLAELTDTPTEWDVIRNKLKDVNEAELMEVTQFLISEEIIIRDEEGSFRMKK, encoded by the coding sequence GTGACTACTCCTACAGAAATACTGAAAAAATACTGGGGCTATGCGCAATTCCGTCCTTTGCAGGAAGACATCATACAGTCTGTTTGCAAGGGGCAGGATACGCTTGCGCTGATGCCCACGGGCGGTGGAAAGTCCATTTGCTTCCAGGTTCCTGCGCTGATGAAAGATGGGCTTTGCCTGGTAGTAACACCGCTCATTGCATTGATGAAGGACCAGGTGGCCAGTTTGCGCAGCCGGAATATTCCAGCAGCGGCTATTTATGCTGGAATGTATTATCAGGATGTGGAGAAACTGCTGGAAGAAGCGAGGCGTGGCACGTATAAATTTCTCTATGTTTCCCCGGAGCGATTACAGAGTCGCCGCTTCCTGGAATATTGTGATGGATTGCCGGTGAGTCTGCTGGCGATAGATGAGGCTCACTGTATTTCACAGTGGGGTTATGATTTCCGGCCAGCGTACCTGGAGATTGCGGAGATCAGAACACAGTTCCCGGGTGTACCGGTATTAGCACTCACTGCATCGGCTACCCCAAAAGTACAACAGGATATTTGCGAAAAACTGCAGATGCACAAGCCGGCTATCTTTAGCAAGAGTTTTGTGCGCAGCAATCTTTCCTACAGCGTCATTGAAGAAGGCGATAAGCAACCTAAATTATTACACATCTTACAGCGGGTACCCGGTAGTGCCATCGTATATTGCCGCAACCGGAAAGGTACCCGTGAACTGGCGGATATGCTGGAGCAGCAAGGGATTTCTGCCAGTTATTACCATGCCGGTTTAACAGGAGAGGAGCGGACTGCCCGCCAGGAATTATGGATTCAGGGCAGGATCAGGGTCATAGTATGTACCAATGCATTTGGGATGGGGATTGACAAGCCAGATGTAAGAGTGGTGATCCATGCCGATGCGCCGGAAAGTCTGGAAGCCTATTACCAGGAAGCTGGCAGGGGTGGCCGTGATGAGCAGAAGGCCTATGGGATATTGCTATACCATTCTTCAGAACTGGATAGAATGAAAGAAATGGTGAAGCTGCAGTTTCCCGGGCAGGACCAGGTCAGAGGTATTTACCAGGCATTGGTGAATTACCTGCAGGTGCCGGTAGGCGGCGGAGAAGGTGTGTATTTTGATTTTGATATCAACGACTTCGTACAGAAATTCGAACTGAATATAACAGTAGCTTATAGTGCCCTGCGCATACTGGAGCAGGAAGGTATTCTGCAGCTAAGTGAGAGTGTTTTTATGCCATCGATGGTGGAATTTATTGTGAACAGGCAGACGTTGTTTGCATTTGATGCAGCACAACCAGGATTGTCTCCGCTTGTACAAACTTTGTTACGCACCTACGAAGGGGTCTTTGATAATCCTGTACCTGTGTATGAAAAACAGCTGATGCGGATACTCCGTATGAAAGAACCAGAAGTGATACAGGGCTTACAACAACTGCATCAGCGTGGGATAATCCGGTATAAACAGCGTAAGTCAGTACCACAGCTTTCCTTTGTAGAGCAGCGGGTATCAACTCAACATTTACGGATAGATACAGAAAGGGTGAAGGCGAGAATGAAAGCGTACCAGGACCGGCTGGATGCCATGCTGAATTATGTCCGGAATAAAAACCAGTGTCGTACACAGGTGCTGGTTGCTTATTTTGGAGAAAAAGACGCACAGCCCTGTGGTATTTGTGATGTGTGTATAGAACAGAAGAAAAAACCAGTGGATTTTAAGGCAATTTCCGGCTTGTTATTAGCGGAGCTGACTGATACTCCAACTGAATGGGATGTGATCCGGAATAAGCTAAAAGACGTGAATGAAGCGGAGTTAATGGAGGTGACCCAATTCCTGATCAGTGAAGAAATAATTATAAGAGATGAAGAAGGTAGTTTCCGCATGAAAAAATAA